A window of Candidatus Hydrogenedentota bacterium genomic DNA:
CGCATCTCGTGCCGGGGCAAGGAGTTCTATCGTTCTCACAGGTCTTCTCGCAGGTCGAAACTATCGGGGAATTGTACCGCAAATCGCGCCTGGACCGCGCGCATCATCAGGCACACCAAGGGCATACCCATGTTGGAACACCGCGAAGCGGCAAAATCATCCATGTGGTTCACGTCGCAATGATTTCGATTTCGGAGGTCTTACCGACATCGCGCCCATCGCAATGGACCTTGCGCAGGGCAAGGGATTCGAGGGAATCGAGTTGGTATCGGTGCGGAGTCCATGGGTGACCGTGGTGGTCACAAAGGATTTGGTGGGCAAGATCTGAACGGGGATTGAGGACATGGGGATGGGAGAACACGGACGCACACGGACGAACATGGACAGGCACGACGAGGTGGACAAAGACGCCCGCACCCGTGGCACCACGATCGCCGAGCGGCAAGCAGAAAGACTGGAGATCAGTCTTCAGGACGTTCGCCGGCGGGGGCCATCTTCACGAGCTTGGGCGTGAATCGCGCGAGGATTTCGACGAGGTCTTCTTGGGCGGCCATGACCTGCTCAATGTCTTTGTAGGCCATGGGGGCTTCGTCGATGCCCGCGGAGAGTACGGTCACTCCGCGCTCGTCAAGGTATTTCTTCGTGTCGCTCCAGGTGAGCGTCTCTTTGGCTTTCTTGCGGCTCATGCGGCGTCCGGCCCCGTGTGAGGCCGAATGCAGCGATTCGGGGTGCCCCTTCCCGCGCACGAGGTAACCAGGCGTTGCCATCGAGCCGGGGATAATCCCCAATACACCCTCGCCGGCGGGTGTTGCGCCTTTGCGGTGCACGACCACGTCGCGGCCTTGGTGTCGCTCAATCCACGCGAAGTTGTGGTGGTTTTCGATATCGAGCAGTGTGCGCACGCCGAGCGCTTTCGCCACGTGCTTGTGGATGCACGCATGGTTTGCGGCGGCATAGCGGCCCATTAACTGCATGGCGTTCCAATACTCCTGGCCCGGCTCGGAATCCATGGAAAGCCACGCCAGGTGCACGAGATTCTTGGGAAGCTCCGGGTGCAGCTTCGCCGCCAGTTTGCTGTAGTGGTCCGCGACTTGCGCGCCCGTGCCACGGCTGCCGCTATGGCTCAAGAGGGCCAAGTAGGCGCCGCGCGGAATCGTCAGCTCGTCGGTCATCACGTCGAGTGTTCCGTATTCGACGAAATGGTTGCCGCTGCCGCTCGTGCCCAATTGCGCCCACGCTTTGTCTTTCATACGGGCGGTCACGGGCGATACCGACCAGTCTTCGTCCATCACATCGTGCTTGCGCGGATTCTTGAACGTTGCGCCGACGCCAAACTGCGTCTCGCGCTCAAGGGCGTTCTTCAGGCGATCGGTCTGGCCGGTCAACGCATGAGGAGGTAGATCGAGAACGGTCATCTTCATGCGGCAGGCGATATCGACCCCGACGGCATACGGGATCACGGCGTTGTCCGTCGCGAGCACGCCGCCGATGGGCAAGCCGTAACCGACGTGCGCGTCGGGCATCAACGCGCCGACGACAGAGACGGGCAGTGAACAGGCATTGTCCATTTGCTCAATGGACTCACGGTCGAGGTTCGTGCCCCACGTGCGGTAGGGCGCAGGTCCAGACGTGCGCTGGGGCGCGAAATGCACGGGCGGCTCTTTGCACAGCGCTTTCGCAAGCGCTGCAAAATGCGGGTCTTCGAAATGATCGGCGGGACGCGCGACTACGGCGCGCACCTTCTCGCGCAGTTCACGTTTGCGCATGCCTGCGCCTGCGGCGGATGCGAGTGCCTCCGTCGCTGCGTCCAACGCGTCGCGATGTACGATTCCGAGATTGATCAGTTCACGCCGTTTCATGGTAACCCTGATAGCTTTCGACGCCAGATTGCGCCGATATAAGCGGGTTCATGCGCACTGTGAAGCAGTGGACGATGTGGACAGCGGCTGAAATGCCGTCGCATTGCATCAGTCACCGGTGAATCGATGAAGAAAGCGGCTCATGATGCCCTGGTCCGCTCCGGAAGCTTGTGCGAGTGGAATCGACCTGGGTCCGCGCCAGGTGGCGGCGCTTTGCTCGAGTTGCGCCATGACGCCGGTGCTATCTAGCCAACCGTAGCCCGCGCATCCGAGCGCGAAGAAGAAACGCTGAATGTCGGCGTCGGTCCATGTGGCTTTGCCGCGCCGGGTAAGCGCGGCGGCGATTTCTTTCTGCGAGGGCGTGCGATGTGCAGGCAGACGGCCTGAAGGGGGCGTGTGAATTGTTAGAAACCGCTCCAGGCAGGCGCGGGCTCCGTCGTCCCACGGAGCGGGATTGCGGTCTTCCAGATCCCAATCGAGGGTCCAGACGCGAATACCGCCTTCTTTGCCGCCGGAGACGATGAAGGAACCGTCGCAACT
This region includes:
- a CDS encoding RtcB family protein encodes the protein MKRRELINLGIVHRDALDAATEALASAAGAGMRKRELREKVRAVVARPADHFEDPHFAALAKALCKEPPVHFAPQRTSGPAPYRTWGTNLDRESIEQMDNACSLPVSVVGALMPDAHVGYGLPIGGVLATDNAVIPYAVGVDIACRMKMTVLDLPPHALTGQTDRLKNALERETQFGVGATFKNPRKHDVMDEDWSVSPVTARMKDKAWAQLGTSGSGNHFVEYGTLDVMTDELTIPRGAYLALLSHSGSRGTGAQVADHYSKLAAKLHPELPKNLVHLAWLSMDSEPGQEYWNAMQLMGRYAAANHACIHKHVAKALGVRTLLDIENHHNFAWIERHQGRDVVVHRKGATPAGEGVLGIIPGSMATPGYLVRGKGHPESLHSASHGAGRRMSRKKAKETLTWSDTKKYLDERGVTVLSAGIDEAPMAYKDIEQVMAAQEDLVEILARFTPKLVKMAPAGERPED